A single window of Pseudomonas benzenivorans DNA harbors:
- a CDS encoding AAA family ATPase, with translation MLTSREVPAATRAPDKQKKQLLISSRDAAALAHLKTLSERLPSLQVTTRLVSNGHTDPLYGLERLPDFLLLRVSHLWREELAALLQRPAQERPPFLICGPLEEHEGIRLAMQAGARDFLPEPLAADELLAALERMIQETQAGQAGGGKLVAVMNAKGGSGATLLACNLAHQLSARGGSTLLLDLDLQFGSVAHCLDVVPAHSHVEVMQQIDEMDSVALRGFCSHFSPNLHVLGGRAGELCLAQDVRLEQLEALLRLARSTYDWVVVDLPRQIDHLTGVTLEQADRVYILVQQSLSHLKDATRLVRIMRDELGVQNNRFQVVVNRYDKASPVSLQDIAEALRCTELQKLPNDYAVVSESQNTGVPLELHAPRAPLTLGMRELSQALLGTKAAEQGLLKRTFGRLFRG, from the coding sequence ATGCTGACATCGAGAGAAGTTCCGGCGGCAACCCGAGCGCCGGATAAGCAGAAAAAGCAGCTACTGATCAGTAGTCGCGACGCCGCGGCGCTGGCTCATCTGAAGACCCTGAGCGAGCGCCTGCCCAGCCTGCAGGTGACCACGCGGCTGGTCAGCAACGGCCATACCGACCCGCTGTACGGCCTGGAGCGGTTGCCCGATTTCCTGCTACTGCGAGTCAGCCACCTTTGGCGCGAGGAGTTGGCCGCCCTGCTGCAGCGGCCGGCCCAGGAGCGACCACCGTTCCTGATCTGTGGCCCGTTGGAGGAGCATGAGGGGATTCGTCTGGCGATGCAGGCCGGTGCCCGGGACTTCCTGCCCGAGCCGCTGGCCGCCGACGAGTTGCTGGCCGCCCTGGAGCGGATGATTCAGGAGACCCAGGCGGGGCAGGCGGGCGGCGGCAAACTGGTGGCGGTGATGAATGCCAAGGGCGGCTCCGGCGCCACCCTGCTGGCCTGTAACCTGGCCCACCAGCTCAGCGCACGGGGCGGCAGCACCCTGTTGCTGGATCTGGACCTGCAGTTCGGCAGCGTCGCTCACTGCCTGGATGTGGTGCCGGCGCACAGCCATGTGGAGGTCATGCAGCAGATCGATGAGATGGACAGCGTCGCCTTGCGCGGCTTCTGCAGCCATTTCAGCCCGAACCTGCATGTGCTGGGTGGGCGGGCCGGGGAGTTGTGCTTGGCCCAGGATGTACGTCTGGAGCAGTTGGAGGCCCTGCTGCGCCTGGCTCGCAGTACCTACGACTGGGTGGTGGTGGACCTGCCGCGGCAAATCGACCACCTCACCGGCGTCACCCTGGAGCAGGCCGATCGGGTCTACATCCTGGTGCAGCAAAGCCTCAGCCACCTGAAGGACGCCACCCGTCTGGTGCGCATCATGCGCGACGAACTGGGGGTGCAGAACAACCGCTTCCAGGTGGTGGTCAACCGCTACGACAAGGCCTCGCCGGTCAGCCTGCAGGACATCGCCGAGGCGCTGCGTTGCACGGAGCTGCAGAAGCTCCCCAACGACTATGCCGTGGTCAGCGAAAGCCAGAACACCGGGGTGCCGCTGGAGCTGCATGCGCCGCGGGCGCCGCTGACCCTCGGCATGCGCGAGCTGAGCCAGGCCCTGCTCGGCACCAAGGCAGCCGAACAGGGTTTGCTGAAACGTACCTTCGGCCGACTGTTCAGGGGATAG
- a CDS encoding CpaF family protein has product MLSEFRNRLRQQPAKNSKAGAQEAVADGTAAAPMAWEGSAPDTLYETRSRLNPMESEWREKIYQQLLKVMDLSLLDSLEPADAGRQIRELSQRLLDEHSAPVSVSSRQLIIKQITDEVLGLGPLEPLLADHSVSDILVNGHASVYVERHGKLQRTDVRFRDDQHLLNIIDRIVSNLGRRIDESSPLVDARLKDGSRVNAIIPPLAIDGPSMSIRRFAVDLLNAESLVQMGTLTPAIALVLKAIVRGRLNVLVSGGTGTGKTTMLNVLSSFIPHNERIVTIEDSAELQLQQPHVVRLETRPPNIEGRGEVNQRELVRNSLRMRPDRIVIGEVRGAEALDMLTAMNTGHDGSLTTIHANTARDALGRIENMVSMTGATFPIKALRQQIASAIDVVIQLERQEDGKRRLVSVQEINGMEGEIITMTEIFGFVRRGIGEQGEVLGDYRPTGMVPAFRDVLAKRGIELPLNLFRPEWMEAQS; this is encoded by the coding sequence ATGCTCAGTGAATTTCGTAATCGACTGCGCCAGCAGCCCGCCAAGAACTCGAAGGCAGGTGCGCAGGAGGCTGTCGCCGACGGCACCGCCGCGGCGCCTATGGCCTGGGAGGGTAGCGCGCCGGACACCCTCTATGAGACCAGGTCCAGATTGAATCCGATGGAAAGCGAGTGGCGGGAGAAGATCTATCAGCAGCTGCTCAAGGTCATGGACCTGTCGCTGCTCGACTCCCTCGAGCCCGCCGATGCCGGGCGGCAGATTCGAGAACTGAGCCAGCGCCTGCTCGACGAGCATTCGGCGCCGGTGAGCGTCAGCAGCCGCCAGCTGATCATCAAGCAGATTACCGACGAAGTGCTCGGGCTCGGGCCGCTGGAGCCGCTGCTGGCCGATCACAGCGTGTCGGACATTCTGGTCAATGGCCACGCCTCGGTCTATGTCGAGCGCCACGGCAAGTTGCAGCGCACCGATGTGCGCTTTCGCGACGATCAGCATCTGCTGAACATCATCGATCGTATCGTTTCCAACCTGGGCCGGCGTATCGACGAGTCCTCGCCACTGGTGGACGCGCGCCTGAAGGACGGCTCGCGGGTCAATGCGATCATCCCGCCGCTGGCCATCGATGGGCCGAGCATGTCGATCCGTCGTTTCGCCGTGGACCTGCTCAATGCCGAGAGCCTGGTGCAGATGGGCACCCTGACTCCGGCCATTGCCCTGGTGCTCAAGGCCATCGTGCGCGGACGCCTGAACGTGCTCGTATCCGGCGGTACCGGCACCGGCAAGACCACCATGCTCAACGTCCTGTCCAGCTTCATTCCGCACAACGAGCGCATCGTCACCATCGAGGACTCGGCCGAACTGCAACTGCAGCAGCCGCACGTGGTGCGCCTGGAAACCCGGCCGCCGAACATCGAAGGTCGTGGCGAGGTCAACCAGCGTGAGCTGGTGCGCAACAGCCTGCGCATGCGCCCGGACCGCATCGTCATAGGCGAGGTGCGTGGCGCCGAGGCGCTGGACATGCTCACGGCGATGAACACTGGCCACGACGGCTCGCTGACCACCATCCACGCCAATACCGCGCGTGATGCCCTGGGGCGTATCGAGAACATGGTGTCGATGACCGGCGCGACCTTTCCGATCAAGGCCCTGCGCCAGCAGATCGCCTCGGCCATAGACGTGGTGATCCAGTTGGAGCGTCAGGAAGACGGCAAGCGGCGCCTGGTCAGCGTGCAGGAGATCAACGGCATGGAGGGCGAAATCATCACGATGACCGAGATCTTCGGCTTCGTTCGCCGTGGCATCGGCGAGCAGGGCGAAGTGCTTGGCGATTACCGGCCGACCGGCATGGTGCCGGCGTTCCGCGATGTGCTGGCCAAGCGTGGCATCGAGCTACCGCTCAATCTGTTTCGCCCGGAATGGATGGAGGCTCAGTCATGA
- a CDS encoding type II secretion system F family protein: MNQIPSEFILAFLGMVFAAVFLLSQGLVVPVFGEAGKVRKRIRSRLHVLEHASNLPNMQTVLRQKYLRRLSPLEARLEQLPAMEALAQMIEQAGHGYRAYRVLLLGLLLGVAVGVLLWLFTRLWWLALPVALIVCWLPVLKIASDRGKRFAQFEEGLPDALDAMCRALRAGHPFNETLQLVAEEHKGPVAHEFGLTFADINYGNDVRRAMLGLLERVPSMTVMMLVTSVLIHRESGGNLTEVLERLSSLIRGRFRFQRKVKTLSAEGRMSAWVLVAVPFVLAAAIVISSPTYLPLLIKEPIGQKLVMAAFVAMLIGIFWIRKIIRIQV, encoded by the coding sequence ATGAACCAGATTCCCAGCGAGTTCATCCTGGCCTTCCTTGGCATGGTGTTCGCCGCGGTGTTCCTGCTCAGCCAGGGGCTGGTGGTGCCGGTATTCGGTGAAGCGGGAAAGGTGCGCAAACGTATCAGGTCGCGCCTGCATGTGCTCGAGCATGCCAGCAACCTGCCGAACATGCAGACGGTGCTGCGGCAGAAATACTTGCGGCGCCTGTCGCCCCTGGAGGCCCGGCTGGAGCAGTTGCCGGCCATGGAGGCCCTGGCGCAGATGATCGAGCAGGCCGGACACGGCTACCGTGCCTACCGCGTGCTGTTGCTCGGGCTGCTGCTGGGCGTGGCGGTCGGCGTGCTGCTGTGGTTGTTCACTCGGCTCTGGTGGCTGGCGCTGCCGGTTGCCCTGATTGTTTGCTGGTTGCCGGTGCTGAAGATCGCCAGTGACCGAGGCAAGCGTTTCGCCCAGTTCGAGGAGGGCCTGCCGGATGCCCTGGACGCGATGTGCCGTGCCTTGCGCGCCGGCCATCCGTTCAACGAGACCCTGCAACTGGTGGCCGAGGAGCACAAGGGGCCGGTGGCCCACGAGTTCGGCCTGACCTTCGCCGATATCAACTACGGCAACGACGTGCGCCGGGCCATGCTCGGTCTGCTCGAGCGGGTGCCGAGCATGACCGTGATGATGCTGGTGACCTCGGTGCTGATCCACCGTGAATCCGGAGGCAACCTGACCGAGGTACTGGAGCGCTTGAGCAGCCTGATCCGCGGCCGCTTCCGCTTCCAGCGCAAGGTCAAGACCCTGTCGGCCGAGGGGCGCATGTCGGCCTGGGTGCTGGTGGCCGTGCCGTTCGTGCTGGCGGCGGCGATCGTGATCTCTAGCCCGACCTATCTGCCCCTGCTGATCAAGGAGCCGATAGGGCAAAAACTGGTGATGGCGGCCTTCGTCGCCATGCTCATCGGGATCTTCTGGATCCGCAAGATCATCAGGATCCAAGTCTAA
- a CDS encoding type II secretion system F family protein gives MDYLLSLLNRVVENEEMARLLFVGAIGLSVVLVLVAVSLLVIGLQDPLQRRLALIKRGHGGEGDGQETPSNLQLMLEQVGQRFTSAEDGRDSATRTLLMHAGYRSPAAVQTYWAVRLLVPLVLTGLTLLALPLIPKLSLLMGVGLVAGGAAVGWLAPAIYVDKRKQARMTRLLVAFPDALDLMVVCVESGLALPQAIERVADEMAVSQPELAVELALVNAEVRAGIPSTEALKHLAERTGLEDIRGLVSLLAQSIRFGTSVAATLRIYAEEFRDRRTQKAEETAAKIGTKLVFPLILCLWPSFFLVAIGPAIVGVLKVFGKV, from the coding sequence ATGGACTATCTGCTAAGCCTGCTCAATCGAGTAGTAGAGAACGAGGAAATGGCGCGCTTGCTGTTCGTCGGCGCCATTGGCCTGAGCGTGGTGCTCGTCCTGGTCGCCGTGAGCCTGCTGGTGATCGGTTTGCAGGATCCGCTGCAGCGTCGCCTGGCCCTGATCAAGCGCGGGCATGGCGGGGAGGGCGATGGGCAGGAGACGCCGAGCAACCTGCAGCTCATGCTGGAGCAGGTCGGCCAGCGCTTCACCTCCGCCGAGGACGGGCGGGATTCGGCGACGCGGACTTTGCTGATGCATGCCGGTTATCGCTCGCCTGCGGCGGTGCAGACCTACTGGGCCGTGCGCCTGCTGGTACCGCTGGTGCTGACAGGCCTGACGCTGCTGGCGTTGCCATTGATCCCCAAACTGTCCCTGCTGATGGGCGTCGGCCTGGTGGCGGGGGGCGCCGCGGTCGGCTGGCTGGCACCGGCCATCTATGTAGACAAGCGCAAGCAGGCGCGCATGACGCGGTTGTTGGTGGCCTTCCCCGATGCCCTGGACTTGATGGTGGTGTGTGTGGAGTCGGGCCTGGCGCTGCCCCAGGCCATCGAACGGGTGGCCGACGAGATGGCCGTGAGCCAGCCGGAGCTGGCGGTGGAGCTGGCCCTGGTCAATGCCGAGGTCCGTGCCGGCATCCCGAGCACCGAGGCGCTCAAGCACCTGGCCGAGCGCACCGGGCTGGAGGACATCCGGGGACTGGTCAGCCTGCTGGCACAAAGCATCCGCTTCGGCACCAGCGTCGCCGCGACCCTGCGCATCTATGCCGAGGAGTTTCGCGACCGGCGTACCCAGAAAGCCGAGGAAACGGCGGCGAAGATCGGCACGAAGCTGGTATTCCCACTAATCTTGTGCCTGTGGCCGAGCTTTTTCCTGGTGGCCATAGGCCCCGCCATCGTCGGGGTGCTCAAAGTCTTCGGGAAGGTATGA
- a CDS encoding tetratricopeptide repeat protein, which produces MKRIGLLLGTMAVLSGCQTMGPESTIDSRSIYRGDNSLLYQVKKQTSSPDQAMQMAAMAYQAGDLDQSLFQYLHALELDPKRYVALVWVGRIHRERGNAQLAELAFDDVLTSDPENLDALAEKGLLKLAGRNHEAAVKLLSKAVALDQRRQGHGDDVDPANVTGLKVDSQSPLKVYNGLGVLADLRNDFLQSEAYYRLALLIDPRSVLVQNSLGYSYYLDGQWTEAERTYQRGIDYDASYQPLWRNYGLLLARMERYEEALSAFEQIGNRAQASNDVGYICLVEGKLDVAEQFFRSAIEQSPAHYAAAWENLNRIQQVRRIRQMGAGPDSVAVVPAEQPPAQ; this is translated from the coding sequence ATGAAAAGGATCGGACTGCTGTTGGGCACGATGGCCGTGCTGTCGGGGTGTCAGACCATGGGGCCGGAATCGACGATCGATAGTCGTTCGATCTATAGGGGCGACAATTCGCTGCTTTACCAAGTGAAAAAACAGACGAGCTCTCCCGATCAGGCCATGCAGATGGCCGCCATGGCCTACCAGGCTGGCGATCTGGATCAGTCGCTGTTCCAGTATCTGCACGCCCTGGAGCTGGACCCGAAGCGCTATGTGGCGCTGGTCTGGGTCGGTCGTATCCACCGCGAGCGCGGCAATGCTCAACTCGCCGAGCTGGCCTTCGATGATGTGCTGACGAGCGATCCGGAGAACCTCGATGCTCTGGCGGAGAAGGGGCTCTTGAAACTGGCCGGGCGCAACCATGAAGCCGCCGTCAAGCTGCTATCCAAGGCGGTGGCCCTGGACCAGCGGCGCCAGGGACACGGTGATGACGTTGATCCTGCGAATGTGACCGGACTCAAGGTGGACAGCCAATCGCCGCTCAAGGTCTACAACGGGCTGGGGGTTCTTGCCGACCTGCGCAATGACTTCCTGCAGTCCGAGGCCTATTACCGCTTGGCCTTGTTGATCGATCCGCGCTCGGTGCTGGTGCAGAATAGCCTGGGCTACTCCTATTACCTGGACGGGCAGTGGACCGAAGCCGAGCGGACCTACCAGCGTGGTATCGACTACGATGCCTCTTACCAGCCCTTGTGGCGTAACTATGGGTTGTTGCTGGCGCGGATGGAGCGATACGAAGAGGCGCTTTCCGCATTCGAGCAGATCGGGAATAGAGCCCAGGCCAGTAACGATGTCGGCTACATCTGTTTGGTGGAAGGTAAGCTGGATGTGGCCGAGCAGTTCTTTCGCAGCGCGATCGAGCAGTCGCCGGCGCATTACGCCGCGGCGTGGGAAAACCTGAATCGGATTCAGCAGGTCAGGCGCATTCGCCAGATGGGGGCCGGTCCCGATTCGGTTGCGGTCGTCCCAGCGGAACAGCCGCCGGCGCAATGA
- a CDS encoding HU family DNA-binding protein has product MAMTKDQLISDIAEAIDTPRATVRAALEQLSEIVSDALENGDEITLPGIGKLKVSERPARTGRNPQTGKAIEIAAKKVVKYVPAKALSDAIN; this is encoded by the coding sequence ATGGCCATGACCAAAGACCAACTGATCAGCGACATTGCAGAAGCCATCGATACGCCGAGAGCCACCGTACGTGCGGCACTGGAGCAACTCAGCGAGATCGTCAGCGACGCCCTGGAAAACGGCGACGAGATCACCCTGCCCGGCATCGGCAAGCTGAAAGTCAGCGAACGCCCGGCCCGCACCGGCCGTAACCCGCAGACCGGCAAGGCGATCGAGATCGCCGCGAAGAAGGTGGTCAAGTATGTGCCGGCCAAGGCACTGAGCGACGCGATCAACTAA